From Butyricimonas paravirosa, one genomic window encodes:
- a CDS encoding RagB/SusD family nutrient uptake outer membrane protein, which translates to MKNIKYCIVILGMILAVGCGDFLDEYSQDEIIPSTADDLDQLLVGEAYPIVLPILSYLDLLTDDVESNYPTNSTQYQCLVTGAGVFTWAEDMYERLEENTKTPINTWEYYYARIMGCNVVLDNIDAAIGDVSKKGNVKGQALTMRAYYHFMLVNLFARPYNMEGIDLSKESGIPLMLSSAVKDEAPKRATLEQVYKQIENDLLEAAPLMKLYGQNNNSFKANDLFTYNLLSRLYLYEEKWEKVIEYADYVIERKPVLLNLSDIVMASGLFNWSFGTKNVFDEASEERIWRYSRNNEFGPFFYLYNAPVAFQASEELKDLYEKDKGGNSADLRLGCYYRSYSQSGSTRIQYGQKAITGTSKGMRVAEAYLNRAEAQIRLYLQNGNDELRKAALKDLNYLRSRRFDTRTELYKDIDKNGEALLEFCLDERRRELSFEEHRWFDLRRNGMPEIVHILTLEAGMPVTFVLEEKSDKYVLPIPRNVSDRNPNLK; encoded by the coding sequence ATGAAAAATATAAAATATTGTATAGTTATTTTGGGAATGATACTAGCTGTCGGGTGTGGTGATTTTTTGGATGAATATAGTCAGGATGAGATCATTCCGAGTACGGCTGATGACTTGGACCAGTTGTTGGTGGGGGAAGCGTACCCGATTGTATTACCAATTTTGTCTTATCTGGATTTATTGACAGATGATGTGGAAAGTAATTATCCTACGAATTCGACTCAGTATCAATGTTTGGTAACCGGAGCGGGTGTTTTTACTTGGGCTGAAGATATGTATGAGAGGTTGGAAGAAAATACAAAGACCCCGATAAATACGTGGGAATATTATTATGCTCGTATTATGGGGTGTAATGTCGTGTTGGATAATATCGATGCGGCGATAGGAGATGTGAGCAAAAAGGGTAATGTAAAAGGACAGGCCTTGACGATGAGAGCTTATTACCATTTTATGTTGGTCAATTTGTTTGCACGACCTTATAATATGGAAGGTATTGACCTTTCCAAAGAATCTGGGATTCCGTTAATGCTTTCGTCTGCTGTTAAAGATGAGGCACCTAAACGAGCCACTTTGGAACAGGTGTACAAGCAAATAGAGAATGATTTGCTTGAGGCTGCACCTTTGATGAAGCTATATGGTCAGAATAATAATTCGTTTAAAGCGAATGATCTATTTACTTATAATTTATTATCCCGTTTATATCTTTATGAAGAAAAGTGGGAGAAGGTAATAGAATATGCGGATTATGTGATCGAGCGTAAACCGGTGCTATTGAATTTGTCTGATATCGTAATGGCAAGCGGTTTGTTTAATTGGTCATTTGGTACGAAGAATGTTTTTGATGAGGCTAGTGAAGAACGAATCTGGAGATATTCAAGAAATAATGAATTTGGTCCTTTTTTTTATCTTTACAATGCTCCGGTTGCCTTCCAGGCATCGGAAGAATTAAAAGATTTATATGAAAAAGATAAAGGGGGTAATTCTGCGGATTTAAGATTAGGATGTTATTATCGCAGTTATTCACAATCGGGTTCAACAAGAATACAATACGGACAAAAAGCTATTACCGGCACTTCTAAAGGGATGAGAGTGGCAGAGGCTTATTTGAATCGGGCGGAGGCACAAATTCGGTTGTATTTGCAGAATGGTAATGACGAATTAAGAAAAGCGGCTTTAAAGGATTTGAATTACTTGCGGTCCCGTCGTTTTGATACACGTACGGAATTGTATAAGGATATAGACAAAAACGGGGAGGCGTTATTGGAATTTTGTTTGGATGAGCGTCGCCGGGAGCTGAGTTTTGAAGAACATCGCTGGTTTGATTTGCGTCGTAACGGGATGCCTGAAATTGTTCATATACTGACTCTTGAGGCAGGAATGCCCGTGACGTTTGTTTTGGAAGAGAAAAGTGACAAGTATGTTTTGCCAATACCTCGTAATGTTTCAGATAGAAATCCGAATTTAAAATAG
- a CDS encoding FecR family protein — translation MDKGFEIADIIVAFIKGNATPEQIVRLDEWQNESDENKRLFVSLLDETNFDLQVRVRKELNIEKAFNQVKSRKRTHDRRFKRVWQLSLVASIAVLVVVCSVMLYKGQEAGVKSEIDQGVISGGTNKALLTLSTGEQILLDKQDTLLQSDITRIRVASDKGVTYESIEGDSSIQLAYNTMEIPPRAEFQLVLSDGTKVWLNAGSKLRYPERFVGDERQVELSGEAYFDVVHDEKAPFIVKTSRSTITVLGTEFGVRDYEGKANLTTLVQGRVAVCDSMNKSYVIYPGQQVIIDERGTTVEDVETAYFTSWKDGYFTFNQATLGDIMDELSQWYDFDCFFTNATVTNLRLTARLKKYDDINVLLDILSDTGDVCFSRKGRAITVTEISR, via the coding sequence ATGGATAAAGGTTTTGAAATTGCGGATATTATTGTTGCATTCATAAAGGGGAATGCGACCCCGGAGCAAATTGTCCGGTTGGACGAGTGGCAAAATGAGTCTGATGAGAATAAACGTTTGTTTGTTTCATTGCTGGATGAAACAAATTTTGATTTGCAAGTACGGGTACGGAAGGAATTGAATATAGAGAAAGCGTTTAATCAGGTTAAATCTAGAAAACGGACGCATGATCGGAGGTTTAAACGAGTGTGGCAACTTTCTCTTGTCGCTTCTATTGCTGTTCTTGTTGTGGTGTGTAGTGTTATGCTGTATAAAGGCCAGGAGGCTGGTGTAAAATCAGAGATTGATCAAGGGGTTATTTCGGGCGGTACGAATAAGGCACTTTTGACGTTATCAACGGGAGAGCAAATACTGTTAGATAAACAAGATACATTATTACAAAGTGATATAACTCGTATTCGAGTTGCGAGTGATAAAGGAGTTACTTACGAGAGTATCGAGGGGGATTCGTCGATTCAGTTAGCATATAATACAATGGAAATTCCTCCTAGGGCAGAATTTCAACTGGTTCTATCAGACGGAACGAAAGTCTGGTTGAACGCGGGTTCTAAATTGCGTTATCCGGAAAGATTTGTTGGAGATGAACGACAGGTCGAATTGAGTGGTGAGGCTTATTTTGACGTGGTTCATGATGAAAAGGCCCCGTTTATAGTGAAAACTTCTCGATCGACAATAACCGTGTTGGGGACGGAGTTCGGAGTTCGGGATTACGAGGGGAAAGCTAATCTGACAACGTTGGTTCAGGGGCGCGTGGCCGTGTGTGACTCCATGAATAAATCGTATGTAATTTATCCGGGACAACAAGTTATTATTGATGAGCGAGGGACAACAGTGGAAGACGTGGAAACAGCCTATTTTACTTCATGGAAGGATGGTTATTTTACATTTAACCAAGCGACTTTGGGTGATATCATGGATGAATTGTCCCAATGGTATGATTTTGATTGTTTCTTTACTAATGCCACGGTGACGAACTTGCGATTGACAGCGAGATTAAAGAAGTATGATGATATTAATGTTCTCTTGGATATATTATCTGATACCGGAGATGTTTGTTTCTCTCGAAAAGGGCGAGCGATCACGGTGACAGAAATTAGCCGATAA
- a CDS encoding SusC/RagA family TonB-linked outer membrane protein has protein sequence MEKNGKCRYYLPEKWRFLKGLTRLLMLICLVNMPVHVFSQEKRFSFEFTNVPVSTVFLSIEKNSDYSFVYNSQELQKIGLKDYKFENTTVREILETCLKGSDLVYEIRDKHIVIRRASGNDQGKKMVLVRGQVSGVDSVGLPGVTVLIKGTTTGVTTDHKGYYSIFVPQQEKAVLVFSFMGMKQQEIRYTGEEVINVMMEEDLKTVEEVVVTGYQNIRKTDMVGSAQRINRDELFFDGTNSLEQMLQGKLAGTVVNNTSGLVGSRQKVRVRGTSTLLGNQEPVWVVDGIIQEDPLPFKAQEFSSTGAISSDNFDMVRDFVGNAISWLNPNDIENITVLKDASATVLYGVKAANGVIVITTRKGTQGRMSVNYSGNFSISSRLTYDKMHLMNSKERIDASREIYSNRVVYNGRTLEEVGYEGVLKKYLNKEITYDMFDAEVKYLESVNTDWFDLLYRNPFNHSHSLSISGGTDKVDYYWSLSVKDNKGAAKGNDLRSYSSLMKMTFRLGDKIIVNAQLNGDYTKTDGFYQVNPYQYARTTSRAIPCFNEDGTYFFYPSKTNTKMMSYNVLNELDNTGNKNHKKSLGTTVGLRYTIMSGLNFETLLGLAYSGTTGESYASERSFYIANKRGYDYGLFGSESTEYKSSQLPHGGELNTTNDQNLTLTWRNTIAYDHVFGEKHRLGVFAGVECRSSKYDGTSETTYGYFPDRGKTVTLPPLQYTSGTAKFDNPIYLSMKKNIVDKKSNYMSYFGSLTYSFSERYVVTGSIRSDASNRFGQDTKHRFLPTWSIGGVWHVTNESWMQTQNFFNELSFRATYGWQGNVAENYGPNLVAQISGLEYYTKEYQLKVKSLPYGDLRWEKTKTVNLGIDIGLLKNRLMLTAEYYNKKTEDVILNKEVAYEYGVSSMPINGGDLHNKGWELNVNMTLVRTKNFLWNLSFNTSKNYNKMDSKTEQNKNWRSAASGRLAKEGYAVSSIWTFEFTGLTNEGRPTFYIPTIEELPEGIKDATAFMKYSGTLEPDFAGGISTSLRYKTLTLAASFNVNIGSKRFLEALFPESMVNDAPSAYSNLSKELLGRWKNAGDEDRTNIPTFPSAGLSSTPRDCVVASEYLYRMYNYSDIRVVDGSFFRCNNISLSYTFPEKIVKQLYLTHLALTAGVSNPFIIVSKDYKGVDPEVATGSQPIVRTYSLGLNISF, from the coding sequence ATGGAAAAAAATGGAAAATGCAGGTATTATCTGCCAGAAAAATGGAGATTTTTAAAAGGGCTCACGAGGCTCTTGATGTTAATCTGCCTTGTCAATATGCCGGTACACGTTTTCTCCCAAGAGAAAAGGTTCTCATTTGAGTTCACGAACGTACCCGTGAGTACTGTTTTTCTTAGTATCGAGAAAAATAGTGATTATTCTTTCGTGTATAATTCGCAAGAATTACAGAAGATTGGATTGAAAGATTACAAGTTCGAAAATACCACGGTTCGTGAGATTTTAGAAACTTGTCTGAAAGGATCGGATTTAGTGTATGAGATTCGAGATAAGCATATCGTTATCCGGCGTGCTAGTGGAAATGATCAAGGAAAGAAAATGGTTCTAGTCCGGGGACAAGTGTCCGGAGTTGACAGTGTGGGATTGCCCGGTGTGACCGTTTTGATAAAAGGAACAACTACGGGAGTGACAACTGACCACAAGGGCTACTACTCTATTTTTGTTCCTCAACAAGAAAAGGCGGTCTTGGTGTTTTCATTTATGGGGATGAAACAACAAGAAATTCGGTACACGGGGGAAGAGGTAATCAATGTAATGATGGAAGAGGATTTAAAAACCGTGGAAGAGGTTGTCGTTACCGGTTATCAAAATATTCGTAAAACCGATATGGTGGGATCTGCCCAGAGAATCAACCGGGATGAGTTGTTTTTCGATGGAACGAATAGTCTTGAACAAATGTTACAGGGAAAGCTTGCCGGCACGGTGGTGAACAACACGAGTGGATTGGTGGGATCTCGTCAAAAAGTTCGTGTCCGGGGGACATCCACGTTATTAGGGAATCAAGAGCCTGTCTGGGTAGTGGACGGGATTATTCAAGAGGATCCGTTACCTTTTAAAGCTCAGGAGTTTTCATCTACAGGGGCGATATCTAGTGATAATTTTGATATGGTTCGGGATTTTGTGGGTAATGCGATTAGTTGGTTGAATCCCAATGATATTGAAAATATCACCGTGTTGAAGGATGCCTCGGCAACAGTTCTTTATGGAGTAAAAGCGGCCAACGGGGTGATCGTGATTACAACAAGAAAGGGTACTCAAGGGCGGATGTCTGTAAATTACAGCGGTAATTTTTCAATCAGTTCGCGCTTGACGTATGATAAGATGCATTTGATGAACTCGAAAGAACGAATTGATGCGTCGCGGGAAATCTATAGTAATAGGGTTGTGTATAACGGGCGAACGTTGGAGGAAGTCGGGTATGAAGGCGTCTTGAAAAAATATTTGAATAAAGAGATCACGTATGACATGTTTGACGCGGAGGTGAAATACTTGGAGTCGGTAAACACGGATTGGTTTGATTTGCTGTATCGTAACCCTTTTAATCATAGTCATAGTTTGAGTATTTCCGGGGGGACGGATAAGGTGGATTATTATTGGTCTTTAAGTGTGAAAGATAATAAGGGGGCTGCCAAAGGGAATGACCTGCGTTCTTATAGTTCGTTGATGAAAATGACTTTTCGTTTGGGAGATAAAATTATTGTCAATGCACAATTAAACGGGGATTATACTAAAACAGATGGGTTTTATCAAGTGAATCCTTACCAGTATGCTAGAACAACGAGTCGGGCAATACCTTGTTTTAACGAGGATGGTACATATTTTTTCTATCCCTCTAAAACGAACACGAAGATGATGTCTTATAATGTCCTGAACGAGTTGGACAACACGGGAAATAAGAATCATAAAAAGAGTTTGGGGACCACGGTGGGCCTTCGTTATACGATTATGAGCGGGTTGAATTTCGAGACGCTTTTAGGGTTGGCATATAGTGGTACAACGGGAGAATCATACGCTTCGGAACGTAGTTTTTATATCGCGAATAAAAGAGGATATGATTATGGCCTTTTCGGGTCGGAATCCACGGAATATAAGTCTTCGCAATTACCTCATGGTGGAGAATTGAACACGACGAACGATCAAAATTTAACGTTGACGTGGAGAAATACGATTGCTTACGATCATGTGTTTGGGGAGAAGCATCGGTTGGGAGTGTTTGCCGGAGTCGAGTGTCGGAGTTCAAAATATGATGGTACGAGTGAAACGACTTACGGGTATTTTCCGGATAGGGGTAAAACGGTGACATTACCTCCGTTACAGTATACTTCAGGAACAGCGAAGTTCGATAATCCGATATATTTATCCATGAAAAAAAACATTGTTGATAAAAAGTCAAATTATATGTCTTATTTCGGATCGTTGACTTATTCTTTTTCAGAACGTTACGTGGTGACGGGTAGTATCCGGAGTGATGCGTCGAATCGTTTTGGGCAAGATACAAAACATCGTTTCCTACCAACATGGTCTATAGGGGGAGTGTGGCATGTGACGAATGAATCGTGGATGCAGACCCAGAATTTTTTTAATGAACTAAGTTTTCGTGCAACGTATGGTTGGCAAGGAAACGTGGCGGAAAATTATGGTCCTAATTTAGTGGCACAAATATCCGGGTTAGAGTATTACACGAAAGAGTACCAGTTGAAAGTGAAATCATTACCTTACGGGGATTTGAGATGGGAAAAAACAAAAACGGTAAATCTGGGAATTGATATTGGCTTATTGAAAAATCGATTGATGCTTACGGCCGAGTATTATAATAAGAAAACAGAAGATGTCATTCTAAATAAAGAAGTTGCTTATGAATATGGCGTGAGTTCAATGCCTATTAACGGGGGGGACTTGCATAATAAAGGTTGGGAATTAAATGTGAACATGACGCTTGTGAGAACCAAGAATTTCTTGTGGAATTTATCTTTTAACACGTCTAAGAATTACAACAAGATGGACTCGAAGACCGAACAAAATAAAAATTGGCGTTCGGCTGCCAGTGGACGTTTAGCGAAAGAGGGGTATGCGGTGTCTTCCATCTGGACGTTCGAATTTACAGGCTTGACGAATGAAGGACGTCCCACGTTTTATATCCCGACGATAGAAGAGTTGCCAGAAGGTATAAAAGATGCAACTGCTTTTATGAAATATTCCGGAACGCTGGAGCCTGATTTTGCAGGTGGAATATCAACCTCTTTGCGATACAAGACATTAACTTTGGCTGCTTCTTTTAACGTGAATATTGGAAGTAAACGTTTTCTGGAAGCGTTGTTCCCGGAATCTATGGTGAATGATGCTCCGAGTGCTTATTCAAATTTGTCAAAGGAATTACTAGGTCGTTGGAAAAATGCCGGGGATGAAGATAGAACAAATATTCCGACATTTCCTTCTGCCGGTTTGAGCAGTACCCCAAGGGATTGTGTCGTTGCATCTGAATATCTTTACCGGATGTATAATTACAGTGACATACGTGTTGTTGACGGTTCTTTTTTCCGTTGCAATAATATCTCCTTAAGTTATACTTTTCCGGAGAAAATAGTAAAACAATTGTACTTGACTCATTTGGCGCTAACGGCAGGTGTGAGCAATCCTTTTATTATTGTGAGTAAAGATTATAAAGGTGTGGATCCGGAAGTCGCGACGGGATCTCAACCGATCGTGAGGACGTATTCATTAGGCTTAAATATTAGTTTCTAA
- a CDS encoding TlpA disulfide reductase family protein, which produces MRKVRNWILLSLTLLLSCNRDAVYTVSIQGELEGVKYGTAYLRTFGEKDSFLLSSAIEKGRFVLEGVLPEKGRYTLQINRKVLYLFLDGEKIQLKGDYKQLNNSDVKGSLANELEQEFYLLLEENYQKEFRELQAIYREIIQQEDQHAADDVMSQMLKLDEKRYVLVRDFIKTHPDNIFSIFLANTEIKGSYEKGKELYALLSPSMQQTAQGREVKQQVDELAVSALGVPCPEIQAETEQGELVVIDSLKGNFVVLDFWASWCGPCRQEMKNLRILHKEFAVKGVRFVSISFDDSVEKWKEACEEEQIPWMSLHDKNGWKNSKIRKAMGIQFIPFIVLLDRDGNIIAKNIRRNQLRDKLLEVTEE; this is translated from the coding sequence ATGAGAAAAGTTAGGAATTGGATTCTATTGTCTTTAACTCTTTTGTTGTCTTGTAATCGAGATGCTGTTTATACGGTATCTATTCAGGGAGAATTAGAGGGGGTAAAGTATGGAACGGCATATTTAAGGACTTTCGGGGAGAAAGATTCCTTTCTACTTTCTTCTGCGATAGAGAAAGGTCGATTTGTGTTAGAAGGAGTGTTGCCGGAGAAAGGTCGTTATACGTTACAGATCAACAGGAAAGTGTTATATCTTTTCCTCGATGGAGAGAAAATACAGTTAAAGGGTGATTACAAGCAGCTGAATAATTCTGATGTGAAAGGTTCTTTGGCTAATGAATTGGAACAAGAATTTTATTTATTACTAGAAGAAAATTATCAGAAAGAATTTCGGGAACTTCAGGCTATTTATCGAGAGATTATACAACAAGAAGACCAACATGCGGCCGATGACGTGATGAGTCAGATGTTGAAATTGGATGAAAAACGCTACGTGCTAGTAAGAGACTTTATAAAAACTCATCCGGATAATATTTTTTCAATATTTCTGGCAAACACGGAAATAAAAGGAAGTTATGAAAAGGGGAAAGAGCTATATGCTCTTCTCTCCCCTTCCATGCAACAAACAGCACAGGGCAGGGAGGTGAAACAACAGGTTGATGAGTTGGCTGTTTCTGCGTTGGGGGTGCCTTGTCCGGAGATTCAAGCCGAGACTGAGCAGGGAGAGTTAGTCGTGATAGATTCTTTGAAAGGGAATTTTGTCGTGCTGGATTTTTGGGCCTCTTGGTGTGGACCTTGTCGGCAAGAGATGAAAAATCTAAGAATATTGCACAAAGAGTTTGCCGTAAAGGGAGTCCGTTTCGTGAGTATATCGTTTGATGATTCTGTTGAGAAATGGAAAGAGGCGTGTGAAGAGGAGCAAATTCCTTGGATGAGCTTGCATGATAAAAATGGTTGGAAAAATTCGAAGATTCGGAAAGCGATGGGGATTCAGTTTATTCCTTTTATCGTTTTATTAGATCGGGATGGAAATATTATTGCCAAGAATATTCGGAGGAATCAATTGCGTGATAAACTTCTTGAGGTAACGGAGGAGTAG